In the Streptomyces formicae genome, one interval contains:
- a CDS encoding roadblock/LC7 domain-containing protein produces MSQAAQNLNWLITNFVDNTPGVSHTVVVSADGLLLAMSEGFPRDRADQLAAVASGLTSLTAGASRIFEGGSVTQTVVEMERGFLFIMSISDGSSLAVLAHPDADIGLVGYEMALLVDRAGTVLTPDLRAELQGSLLN; encoded by the coding sequence ATGAGCCAGGCGGCGCAGAACCTGAACTGGTTGATCACCAACTTCGTGGACAACACCCCCGGGGTGTCCCACACCGTGGTGGTCTCCGCCGACGGACTCCTTCTGGCGATGTCCGAAGGCTTCCCGCGCGACCGAGCCGACCAGCTCGCGGCCGTCGCCTCGGGTCTGACCTCGCTGACCGCCGGGGCCTCCCGGATCTTCGAGGGCGGCTCCGTGACCCAGACCGTTGTGGAGATGGAGCGAGGATTTCTCTTCATCATGTCCATCTCCGACGGCTCTTCCCTCGCCGTACTCGCCCACCCGGATGCGGACATCGGTCTCGTTGGGTACGAAATGGCACTTCTTGTCGATCGTGCGGGCACGGTGCTCACGCCGGACCTGCGCGCGGAGCTCCAGGGGAGCCTGCTCAACTAA
- a CDS encoding GTP-binding protein produces the protein MDFASSSGGATARSTTSAKIVVAGGFGVGKTTFVGAVSEINPLRTEAVMTSASAGIDDLTHTGDKTTTTVAMDFGRITLDQDLILYLFGTPGQDRFWFMWDDLVRGAIGAVVLVDTRRLADCFPAVDYFENSGLPFVIALNGFDGHQPYTPDEVREALQIGPDTPIITTDARHRADAKSALITLVEHALMARLR, from the coding sequence GTGGACTTCGCAAGCTCTAGCGGCGGAGCAACAGCCCGCTCCACCACCAGCGCGAAAATCGTGGTGGCGGGCGGCTTCGGCGTGGGCAAGACCACGTTCGTCGGGGCGGTCTCTGAGATCAACCCGCTGCGCACCGAGGCCGTCATGACGTCCGCGTCCGCGGGCATCGACGACCTGACCCACACCGGAGACAAGACCACCACGACGGTGGCCATGGACTTCGGTCGCATCACCCTGGACCAGGACCTCATCCTGTACCTCTTCGGTACGCCGGGTCAGGACCGCTTCTGGTTCATGTGGGACGACTTGGTCCGTGGCGCCATCGGCGCGGTCGTCCTGGTCGACACGAGGCGGCTCGCCGACTGCTTCCCCGCCGTCGACTACTTCGAGAACTCCGGACTTCCGTTCGTCATCGCGCTCAACGGCTTCGACGGCCACCAGCCGTACACGCCCGACGAGGTGCGCGAAGCACTGCAGATCGGTCCCGACACCCCGATCATCACGACCGACGCCCGGCACCGCGCCGACGCGAAGAGCGCGCTGATCACGCTGGTCGAGCACGCGCTGATGGCGCGCCTGCGGTAA
- a CDS encoding NACHT domain-containing protein: MSAEAAAIKLGGTVATRAVRLWLGPREREQSARSSMSELIRVRVPGLRAGRGIERQFEQIADAVAARVQPLIEHEFRDLTANGREAVLRAVTDTFVRADLSDDAVLGSDADPAELTRRVRASVPVPSGFSEVEERFYEVVLGECCDCYVRVLRRLPVFTERAVSELLTRTTSLGDELEKVLERLPARSLYAPQGTGQDEAFRRQYLELISRSLDEIELFGLGPADQAPRTKLSVAYVSLRASEDDGGRGRALPRPVLRGGARLWEPGEAEHASSMRVEAALKGSPRVLLRGEAGSGKTTLLQWLAVTAARGTFTGALAEWNGLIPVLVKLRQYAGEPPPAPEAMLDRVAGPLSGLMPPGWLHRAFADGRVLLLVDGVDELLAGERRGVRDWLRGLLHQYADTRVVVTSRPAAARVDWLRAERFTALQLERMTPADLASFIRQWHQAVQGQDAGLPCPVAELPRYERSLLTSLQDRPHLQSLATNPLLAALLCALHLARRGQLPRNRMELYRMTLEVLVQQRDTDRGVRSELSAPLTLTDKLCLLRDLAWRLSDNSRTEIAVERAADHVTAKLAAMRHLDELEGPAVLDHLVHRSGVLRSPAEGRLSFLHRTFQEYLAGQEAAVEDRIGNLVGRAHLDLWRETIVMAAGHAHRTQQEELIGGVLQRAGQEPRHARVLRLVAASCQETMASVPDGLAARLDEAVARLVPPRRKSEAGSLAAVGTPLLRRLPTTLDGLSDAAAEATVMTAARIGGNEALGLLAGYATDRRYVVHTRLLACWEYFDADAYGDVVLQQLPLDEGRVLTLTLTYSGQWKAATRLRHARWISVQFPFSTGLGIFEELPPLFGMWLHKLRQDVDISTLRGQRELRVLGLIGQGHDVSLSAPEELAELRMLTLTRWSTPPPLEELLPLASLSSLTLGNLPAGYDLGPLAGFTDLTELALTGSDQAFDCDDLDYLPRLELTKYDLSGWAPLRAGFPPALNTLRRCVLPPDIEPHEHCLIQGCRTPDGRPHPLNVS; this comes from the coding sequence ATGAGTGCTGAGGCGGCGGCGATCAAGCTGGGCGGAACGGTGGCCACGCGGGCGGTCCGGCTGTGGCTCGGCCCCAGGGAGCGCGAGCAGTCGGCGCGCTCCTCGATGAGCGAGCTGATCCGGGTACGGGTACCGGGGCTGCGGGCCGGCCGGGGAATCGAGCGGCAGTTCGAGCAGATAGCCGACGCGGTGGCGGCCCGCGTCCAGCCGCTCATCGAACACGAGTTCCGTGACCTCACGGCCAACGGCAGGGAGGCGGTCCTGCGGGCCGTCACCGACACCTTCGTCCGGGCGGACCTCTCCGACGACGCCGTCCTCGGCTCCGACGCCGACCCGGCCGAGCTGACCCGGCGCGTACGGGCGTCGGTGCCGGTGCCGAGCGGGTTCTCCGAGGTGGAGGAGCGCTTCTACGAGGTGGTGCTCGGCGAGTGCTGCGACTGCTACGTACGCGTCCTGCGCAGGCTCCCGGTCTTCACCGAGCGGGCGGTGAGCGAACTCCTGACGCGCACGACCTCGCTCGGCGACGAGCTGGAGAAGGTCCTGGAACGCCTCCCGGCCCGCTCGCTGTACGCCCCGCAGGGCACCGGCCAGGACGAGGCGTTCCGGCGCCAGTACCTGGAGCTGATCAGCCGCTCCCTCGACGAGATCGAGCTGTTCGGGCTCGGCCCCGCCGACCAGGCGCCGCGCACCAAGCTGTCGGTGGCGTACGTGAGCCTGCGGGCGTCCGAGGACGACGGCGGTCGCGGACGGGCACTTCCCCGCCCCGTCCTCAGGGGCGGCGCGCGGCTCTGGGAGCCCGGCGAGGCCGAGCACGCCTCCAGCATGCGGGTGGAGGCCGCGCTCAAGGGCTCCCCCAGGGTGCTGCTGCGCGGCGAGGCGGGATCGGGGAAGACGACGCTCCTCCAGTGGCTCGCGGTGACGGCGGCGCGCGGCACCTTCACCGGCGCGCTCGCCGAGTGGAACGGCCTGATCCCGGTCCTGGTCAAGCTCCGCCAGTACGCCGGGGAGCCGCCGCCCGCGCCGGAGGCGATGCTGGACCGGGTGGCGGGACCACTGAGCGGCCTGATGCCTCCAGGGTGGCTGCACCGGGCGTTCGCCGACGGCCGTGTGCTGCTCCTGGTGGACGGCGTGGACGAGCTCCTCGCGGGTGAGCGGCGGGGCGTGCGCGACTGGCTGCGGGGGCTGTTGCATCAGTACGCCGACACCCGCGTCGTGGTGACCTCCCGGCCCGCCGCGGCCCGGGTGGACTGGCTGCGCGCGGAGCGGTTCACCGCGCTTCAACTGGAGCGGATGACACCGGCTGACCTGGCCTCTTTCATACGGCAATGGCATCAGGCGGTCCAGGGGCAGGACGCCGGACTGCCCTGCCCCGTGGCGGAACTGCCGCGCTACGAACGGTCCTTGCTGACCAGCCTCCAGGACCGCCCGCACCTCCAGTCCCTGGCCACGAACCCGCTGCTCGCGGCGCTGCTGTGCGCCCTGCATCTGGCCCGTCGGGGGCAGCTGCCGCGCAACCGCATGGAGCTGTACCGGATGACCCTGGAGGTCCTGGTGCAGCAGCGGGACACGGACCGGGGCGTGCGCAGTGAGCTGTCAGCGCCGCTGACGCTGACGGACAAGCTGTGCCTGCTGCGGGATCTGGCATGGCGGCTTTCGGACAACAGCCGCACCGAGATCGCCGTCGAGCGGGCGGCCGACCACGTCACCGCGAAGCTCGCGGCGATGCGACACCTGGACGAACTCGAAGGCCCCGCCGTCCTCGACCACCTCGTGCACCGCTCCGGGGTGCTTCGCTCACCTGCCGAGGGCCGCCTGAGCTTCCTGCACCGGACGTTCCAGGAGTACCTGGCCGGACAGGAGGCCGCCGTGGAGGACCGGATCGGGAACCTGGTGGGGCGTGCCCATCTGGACCTGTGGCGCGAAACGATCGTGATGGCGGCGGGCCATGCGCATCGTACGCAGCAGGAGGAGCTGATCGGCGGGGTCCTTCAGCGGGCCGGGCAAGAGCCCCGGCACGCGCGCGTGCTGCGTCTCGTCGCGGCGTCCTGCCAGGAGACGATGGCGTCGGTCCCCGACGGTCTCGCCGCCCGGCTCGACGAGGCGGTGGCGCGGCTCGTGCCGCCCCGGCGGAAGTCGGAGGCGGGGTCCCTGGCGGCGGTGGGCACTCCCCTGCTGCGCAGGCTGCCGACGACGCTCGACGGACTCAGCGACGCCGCCGCGGAGGCGACGGTCATGACGGCGGCGCGGATCGGTGGGAACGAGGCGCTGGGACTGCTTGCCGGGTACGCGACGGATCGCAGGTACGTGGTCCATACACGCCTGCTGGCCTGCTGGGAGTACTTCGACGCCGACGCCTACGGAGACGTCGTACTCCAGCAGTTGCCCCTGGACGAGGGGCGCGTCCTCACCCTGACCCTCACCTACTCCGGGCAGTGGAAAGCGGCGACCCGGCTCAGGCACGCCCGTTGGATCTCCGTGCAGTTCCCCTTCTCCACGGGCCTGGGCATCTTCGAAGAACTGCCCCCGCTCTTTGGCATGTGGCTGCACAAGCTGCGGCAGGACGTCGACATATCCACACTGCGCGGACAGCGGGAGCTGAGGGTGCTCGGCCTGATCGGGCAGGGCCACGACGTGAGCCTGTCCGCGCCCGAGGAGCTTGCCGAACTCCGCATGCTGACGCTGACCCGGTGGTCGACACCCCCTCCGCTGGAGGAGCTGTTGCCGCTCGCCTCGCTCAGCTCCCTGACCCTGGGAAACCTCCCCGCCGGATACGACCTGGGACCGCTGGCCGGGTTCACCGACCTGACGGAACTCGCACTGACCGGGAGCGACCAGGCGTTCGACTGCGACGACCTGGATTACCTGCCCCGCCTGGAACTCACCAAGTACGACCTCAGCGGCTGGGCCCCGTTGCGAGCCGGTTTCCCGCCCGCCCTGAACACCCTGAGGCGCTGCGTGCTGCCACCCGACATCGAGCCGCACGAACACTGCCTGATCCAGGGCTGCCGCACCCCCGACGGCCGCCCCCACCCCCTGAACGTCTCCTAG
- a CDS encoding acyl-CoA carboxylase subunit beta, translating to MTVLDETASAGDSAGEPTDARGRVAELHGIRAQALRGPSEKATEAQHAKGKLTARERIELLLDPDSFNEVEQLRRHRATGFGLEAKKPYTDGVITGWGTVEGRTVFVYAHDFRIFGGALGEAHATKIHKIMDMAIAAGAPLVSLNDGAGARIQEGVSALAGYGGIFQRNTKASGVIPQISVMLGPCAGGAAYSPALTDFVFMVRETSQMFITGPDVVRAVTGEEISQNGLGGADVHAETSGVCHFAYDDEETCLAEVRYLISMLPSNNRENPPAHESEDPAERRSDVLLDLVPADGNRPYDMTKVIEELVDDGDYLEVHERWARNIICALARLDGKVVGIVANQPQSLAGVLDIEASEKAARFVQMCDAFNIPILTLLDVPGFLPGVDQEHGGIIRHGAKLLYAYCNATVPRISLILRKAYGGAYIVMDSQSIGADLTYAWPTNEIAVMGAEGAANVIFRRQIAAADDPEAMRARMVKEYKAELMHPYYAAERGLVDDVIDPAETREVLIKSLAMLRNKHADLPSRKHGNPPQ from the coding sequence ATGACCGTTTTGGACGAGACCGCTTCCGCCGGTGATTCGGCGGGCGAGCCCACCGACGCGCGTGGCCGCGTGGCCGAACTGCACGGGATCCGTGCCCAGGCGCTGCGCGGGCCCAGCGAGAAGGCGACCGAGGCGCAGCACGCCAAGGGCAAGCTGACCGCACGCGAGCGGATCGAGCTGCTTCTCGACCCGGACTCGTTCAACGAGGTCGAGCAGCTGCGTCGGCACCGCGCCACGGGCTTCGGCCTGGAGGCGAAGAAGCCGTACACGGACGGTGTCATCACCGGCTGGGGCACGGTGGAGGGCCGCACGGTCTTCGTCTACGCCCACGACTTCCGGATCTTCGGCGGCGCCCTGGGCGAGGCCCACGCCACCAAGATCCACAAGATCATGGACATGGCCATCGCGGCCGGTGCGCCGCTGGTCTCCCTGAACGACGGCGCGGGCGCCCGCATCCAGGAGGGCGTCTCCGCCCTCGCCGGGTACGGCGGCATCTTCCAGCGCAACACCAAGGCGTCGGGTGTCATCCCGCAGATCTCGGTGATGCTCGGCCCGTGCGCGGGCGGCGCGGCCTACAGCCCCGCCCTGACCGACTTCGTGTTCATGGTCCGCGAGACCTCGCAGATGTTCATCACGGGCCCCGACGTGGTCCGCGCGGTGACCGGCGAGGAGATCTCCCAGAACGGCCTGGGCGGCGCCGACGTGCACGCCGAGACGTCGGGCGTGTGCCACTTCGCGTACGACGACGAAGAGACCTGCCTGGCCGAGGTCCGCTACCTGATCTCGATGCTCCCCTCCAACAACCGGGAGAACCCCCCGGCGCACGAGTCGGAGGACCCGGCCGAGCGTCGCTCGGACGTCCTGCTCGACCTGGTCCCCGCGGACGGCAACCGTCCGTACGACATGACCAAGGTCATCGAGGAGCTCGTCGACGACGGCGACTACCTGGAGGTCCACGAGCGCTGGGCGCGCAACATCATCTGCGCCCTGGCCCGCCTGGACGGCAAGGTCGTCGGCATCGTCGCCAACCAGCCGCAGTCCCTGGCCGGTGTCCTGGACATCGAGGCGTCCGAGAAGGCCGCCCGCTTCGTGCAGATGTGCGACGCCTTCAACATCCCGATCCTCACCCTGCTCGACGTGCCCGGCTTCCTGCCCGGCGTCGACCAGGAGCACGGCGGGATCATCCGGCACGGCGCCAAGCTCCTGTACGCGTACTGCAACGCCACCGTGCCGCGGATCTCGCTGATCCTGCGCAAGGCGTACGGCGGCGCGTACATCGTCATGGACTCGCAGTCCATCGGTGCGGACCTGACCTACGCGTGGCCCACCAACGAGATCGCGGTGATGGGTGCCGAGGGCGCCGCCAACGTGATCTTCCGGCGTCAGATCGCCGCCGCCGACGACCCCGAGGCCATGCGCGCCCGCATGGTCAAGGAGTACAAGGCCGAGCTGATGCACCCCTACTACGCGGCGGAGCGCGGCCTCGTCGATGACGTCATCGACCCCGCCGAGACCCGCGAGGTGCTCATCAAGTCCCTCGCGATGCTCCGCAACAAGCACGCCGACCTGCCCTCGCGCAAGCACGGCAACCCTCCGCAGTAG
- a CDS encoding DUF742 domain-containing protein, giving the protein MATPPDGSSSAHWSPGHGQGGQHDGGPNRYNFPSAPSHRRQPYAPPQQQPQQPGPRPYDQGPGRIQPVQPQRRAPEPAPAGSVNNPLVRPYAMTGGRTRPRYQLAIEALVHTTAQPHQLQGQLPEHQRICNLCHEIKSVAEISALLSIPLGVARILVADLAEAGLVAIHQPGGDESAGGQPDVTLLERVLSGLRKL; this is encoded by the coding sequence GTGGCAACACCCCCAGACGGTTCGTCTTCGGCGCACTGGTCCCCTGGTCACGGCCAGGGCGGTCAGCACGACGGCGGCCCGAACCGGTACAACTTCCCCTCCGCCCCGAGCCACCGCCGCCAGCCCTACGCACCGCCTCAGCAGCAGCCCCAGCAGCCGGGGCCGCGCCCGTACGACCAGGGACCCGGCCGAATCCAGCCGGTCCAGCCCCAGCGGCGCGCCCCCGAACCGGCGCCCGCGGGGTCGGTGAACAACCCCCTGGTGCGCCCGTACGCCATGACGGGCGGCCGCACCAGGCCCCGCTACCAGCTCGCCATCGAGGCGCTGGTGCACACCACCGCACAACCGCACCAGCTCCAGGGTCAGTTGCCCGAGCACCAGCGGATCTGCAACCTGTGCCACGAGATCAAGTCAGTGGCTGAGATCTCGGCACTGCTCTCCATCCCCCTCGGCGTCGCCCGGATCCTCGTAGCCGACCTGGCGGAGGCCGGACTCGTCGCCATCCATCAGCCCGGCGGCGACGAGTCCGCCGGCGGCCAGCCAGACGTGACACTGCTCGAAAGGGTGCTCAGTGGACTTCGCAAGCTCTAG
- a CDS encoding acyl-CoA carboxylase subunit epsilon, whose product MTTPDIRVEKGLADPEEVAAITAVLLARAAAQPAAPAARRGRDRAGWRRLERTPGFRAPHSWQG is encoded by the coding sequence ATGACTACCCCTGACATCCGCGTCGAGAAGGGCCTCGCCGACCCCGAAGAGGTCGCGGCCATCACCGCCGTCCTGCTGGCCCGCGCCGCCGCGCAGCCCGCCGCCCCCGCGGCCCGCCGCGGCCGCGACAGGGCGGGCTGGCGCCGCCTGGAGCGCACGCCGGGCTTCCGGGCGCCGCACAGCTGGCAGGGCTGA